A section of the Paramisgurnus dabryanus chromosome 4, PD_genome_1.1, whole genome shotgun sequence genome encodes:
- the hadh gene encoding hydroxyacyl-coenzyme A dehydrogenase, mitochondrial, whose protein sequence is MAFITRQFIRSLSSSAARHAAIKHVTIIGAGLMGAGIAQVAATTGHSVVLVDTSEEILKKSIKGIETSLNRVAKKKFAEKPEDGEAFVQKVVKNIAIATDAASVVKGTDLVVEAIVENLKIKQNIFGSLDKVAPEHTIFASNTSSLPIADIASSTARLDRFGGLHFFNPVPMMKLVEVIKTPSTSQQTFDTLLDFSKALGKHPVSCKDTPGFIVNRLLVPYMIEAIRLHERGHGSKEDIDVAMKLGAGYPMGPFELLDYVGLDTSKFIIDGWHAMDPDNPLFSPSPLLNKLVSECKLGKKTGEGFYKYK, encoded by the exons ATGGCCTTCATCACGCGCCAGTTCATTAGATCTCTGTCATCCTCCGCTGCTCGACATGCAGCGATTAAACATGTCACCATTATCGGAGCAGGACTGATGGGTGCAGGCATTGCACAG GTTGCTGCAACCACAGGGCATTCGGTAGTGTTAGTGGACACGTCTGAAGAAATACTGAAGAAGTCCATCAAAGGCATCGAAACTAGTTTGAATAGAGTGGCGAAAAAGAAGTTTGCCGAAAAACCAGAG gATGGGGAAGCATTCGTACAGAAAGTGGTAAAGAACATCGCCATAGCGACAGATGCTGCATCTGTAGTTAAGGGCACTGACCTCGTGGTGGAGGCTATCGTGGAAAATctcaaaattaaacaaaatatttttggatcttTGGACAAAGTGGCTCCAGA GCATACCATCTTTGCAAGCAACACGTCCTCCCTACCCATCGCAGACATCGCCAGCTCCACTGCCAGATTAGATCGCTTTGGTGGTCTTCATTTTTTCAACCCTGTCCCAATGATGAAGCTGGTGGAG gTGATCAAGACCCCATCAACAAGCCAACAGACATTTGACACTCTTCTTGACTTCAGCAAAGCTTTGGGGAAGCATCCCGTATCGTGTAAA GACACTCCTGGGTTTATTGTGAATCGCCTGCTGGTTCCATACATGATAGAGGCTATTCGATTACATGAGAGAG GTCACGGATCCAAAGAAGACATCGATGTGGCTATGAAGCTTGGGGCTGGCTATCCAATGGGTCCTTTTGAGCTACTGGATTATGTGGGATTGGATACTTCAAAGTTTATTATTGACG GTTGGCATGCGATGGATCCCGATAACCCACTGTTCAGCCCCAGCCCCTTGCTCAACAAACTGGTGTCGGAATGCAAGCTTGGCAAGAAAACAGGGGAGGGgttttataaatacaaataa
- the cyp2u1 gene encoding cytochrome P450 2U1, which yields MASERIVDSMQDLNLTDVFSPANILGLTVFAVVFCVLQGYKRHKKYANIPPGPKPWPIVGNFGPFLVPSFILRRFVQNREAFAKRVSNPLSPQAGLMEMSKLYGNIFSIFVGPQLMVVLTGYDAVRDALSNHGEVFSDRPEIALVTIITKRKGIVFAPYGPVWRMNRKFCHSTLRRFGFGTLSLEPCVREGLSMIKTELLSLNATAGASGVDLTPLISNAVSNVISSMSLGQRFHHQDKEFRTMLDLMAHGLELSLNSYILLVNIFPWLYYLPWGVFRELRRVEVDITAFLKKIIVRHRATLDPENPRDFIDMYLVEMHAQQKVSSSEECRFSEDDLFYIIGDLFIAGTDTTTNSMLWSILYMCLHPDVQEKVQREIDGVVGRERVPSMTDKGSLPYTEATIMEVQRMTVVVPLAIPHMSSETTEFRGYTIPKGTVIIPNLWSVHRDPTVWENPDDFNPARFLDEQGMLLRKECFIPFGIGRRVCMGEQLAKMELFLMFTSLMQAFTFRLPDGKPPPPMHGRFGLTLAPCPYTVCVTAR from the exons ATGGCCAGTGAACGGATCGTGGACAGCATGCAGGATCTGAACCTGACAGatgtgttttctcctgcaaataTCTTGGGCCTGACCGTGTTTGCGGTGGTTTTCTGTGTGCTGCAGGGCTACAAAAGACACAAAAAATACGCGAACATCCCTCCGGGTCCGAAACCATGGCCCATcgtgggcaacttcggtcctttCCTCGTGCCCTCGTTCATTTTGAGGCGATTCGTGCAAAATCGCGAAGCGTTTGCAAAGAGGGTGTCAAATCCATTGTCTCCTCAAGCTGGACTGATGGAGATGTCCAAACTCTACGGCAATATTTTCAGTATTTTTGTCGGACCTCAGCTCATGGTGGTGCTGACGGGATATGACGCCGTCCGGGACGCGTTGTCAAACCATGGGGAGGTCTTTTCGGATAGACCAGAAATTGCACTTGTAACCATTATAACCAAAAGGAAAG GGATTGTGTTTGCACCCTATGGTCCAGTGTGGCGGATGAATCGGAAGTTCTGTCACAGCACTCTACGACGCTTCGGGTTCGGGACACTGAGCCTGGAGCCGTGTGTCCGTGAAGGTCTGAGCATGATCAAAACAGAGCTGCTGAGCCTAAATGCCACAGCGGGGGCTTCTGGTGTGGACCTGACCCCTCTAATCAGCAATGCCGTCTCCAACGTCATCTCTTCCATGAGTCTCGGCCAGCGTTTCCATCACCAGGACAAGGAGTTCAGGACCATGCTGGATCTCATGGCTCACGGGCTGGAGCTAAGCCTCAACAGTTATATTTTACTGGTCAACATCTTTCCATGGCTCTACTACCTGCCGTGGGGCGTTTTCAGGGAGCTGCGGCGTGTGGAGGTCGACATCACGGCCTTCCTGAAGAAGATCATAGTGAGGCACAGGGCCACGCTAGATCCGGAAAACCCTCGAGATTTTATCGATATGTATTTGGTGGAGATGCATGCCCAGCAAAAGGTGAGCAGTTCAGAAGAATGCAGATTTTCAGAGGACGATCTCTTCTACATCATCGGAGACCTTTTCATTGCGGGCACTGATACGACCACAAACAGTATGCTGTGGAGTATACTCTATATGTGCTTGCATCCTGACGTACAAG AAAAGGTTCAGCGGGAAATTGATGGAGTGGTGGGTCGCGAGAGAGTCCCGTCGATGACGGATAAGGGCAGTTTGCCGTACACAGAAGCCACTATTATGGAGGTACAGAGAATGACTGTAGTTGTTCCTCTGGCCATACCCCACATGTCCTCAGAAACCACAG AGTTCAGAGGGTACACTATCCCTAAAGGCACCGTTATCATCCCAAACCTCTGGTCAGTACACAGGGATCCCACTGTGTGGGAAAATCCTGATGATTTTAATCCAGCACGATTCCTGGATGAACAAGGAATGCTTCTCAGGAAGGAATGCTTTATTCCGTTTGGTATAG GGCGTAGGGTGTGCATGGGAGAGCAGTTGGCTAAGATGGAGCTGTTTCTGATGTTCACCAGCTTGATGCAGGCCTTTACATTCAGACTTCCAGATGGGAAACCTCCTCCACCCATGCACGGGCGCTTTGGTCTAACCCTGGCTCCATGCCCGTATACAGTGTGTGTGACAGCACGCTGA